The sequence CCACCTGCGCAATACCTTGCACAGTCTTGCGGTGCGTACCCTCCACCATTGCCGCATGGTTGTTAAGCATCACCGTGGCCGAGCCGAGGGTTTCACTGGCGTCGGCCAGCAGGGATTCGGTGTCGGCATTGGGGTTGGCCATGTACAGCGTGTTGGGGGTGTAAGGCGTGGCCATCAGGTCGGCGTTGGTCGGGCCGAGGTAATGGTCGAGGGCGCGTTCGGCGGCTTCGTGGAATTTCTTCGAATCGGGGGATTCGTAGGGGGATGCCGGGTCGGTGACCGGCGGGTTTGGCGTTACTTTGAACATTTACCAGATCCTCATTCGGGCTAGCCACCGCTTCCCTACTAAAAGAAGTGGAGGCAGCTGTGCGCAGGTTAGTAGACCGGGGATCTGGGAAACCGGCGCGCCGAAGCGCCCTGCGCACAACCACCATAAAGTGCAGGTATGGAGTACCTGACTGTCTGATGAGCTATACGCCCCAAATATGACGGGCTACTAAACCCGATCACTGGAAATCAGTGATGCGAATCAAGTTACGCAGCATGCCCAAGGCGCACAAGCCGGCGGATTCTGGTGCATGCGTAGGCAGCGGCGCAAGGATTTGTAGGCTAGGGAGCCGTAACACAGAGTGTCTTTAAACAGCTGAGCTAAAGGGTGTTTATTACTCACAGAGATTGAGGATTTGTCTGTCGGAATTCAGCGCTGCAACTGGCGCTTTCGCGAGCAGGCTCGCTCCCACAGGGGGGCTGTGTCGTCCGCAAAATCCGGGATCACTGGAGATCCATTGTGGGAGCGAGACTGCTCGCGAAGAGGCAAGCCGAAGCACCGCAAGTTCTGGATCAGCCCGCCGATGATCGTTCCCACGCTCTGCGTGGGAACGCCTCAACGGACGCTCTGCGTTCGGCTTTTTGGGACGCGGAGCGTCCCTGGCTGCATTCCTTTGCTGCGCGTGGGAACGATCAACCGTGACCAATGGATCAGTCAGTGGGCACCAACCTATCCAACAAACGATTGACCGCCATCTCCGCCACCATCACCACCTGCGCAATTCCTTGCACAGTCTTGCGGTGCGTACCTTCCACCATTGCCGCATGGTTGTTAAGCATCACCGTGGCCGACCCGAGGGTTTCGCTAGCATCAGCCAGCAGGGATTCGGTGTCGGCATGGGGGTTGGCCATGTACAGCGTGTTGGGGGTGTAAGGCGTGGCCATCAGATCGGCGTTGGTCGGGCCGAGGTAATGGTCGAGGGCGCGTTCGGCGGCTTCGTGGAATTTCTTGGAGTCGGGGGATTCGTAGGGGGATGCGGGATCTGCGAGCGGGGGGTTAGGCGTAGGTTTAATCATCTTCAGGTTCCGAAATTAAGCTGGAACCGCTTCTCTGCTAAAAGAAGGGGTGGCAGCTGAACGCAGGTTAGCAGACCGGGGAACCTAAGGAAGCCGGCGCGCCGAAGCGCCCTGCGCACAGCCGCCATCGAATGCAGGCGTTGAGCCTGACGATGATGTATGTGCACCCTTAGATTAACCACGGGCTGCTAAACCCGATCACTGGAAATCAGTGACGGAATCAAGTTACGCAGCCTGCCAAAGGCGCACAAGCCGGCGGATTCTGGTGCATGCGTAGGCAGCGGCGCAAGGATTTGTAGGCTAGGGAGCCGTAACACCGGGTGTCTTTAAACAGATGTGCCTGGATGCGTTTATTGCGCTGCGGGGATTGAGGATTTGTCTGTCGGATTTTGGTGGATGCCGCAGGCGCTATCGCGAGCAGGCTCACTCCTACAGGGGAATGCATTCCAAATGTAGGAGTGAGCCTGCTCGCGATGAGGCCAGTCAGGCCAATGAAAATTCTGAATCAGTGGATCAGCCCAGCATCCACCAACAACTTCTCCAACCCAAGCAAATCCGGCACCTTCGCCACCTGCTCCCCGACCTGCACCGCTGCCTGCTCCAGCGAACACAACGGCACATCGACATAACTCAACTGACTGTCGAGCTTGTACGACCGCGGAATCCCCTGCACCAGCAGGGCAATGAACTTCAGCTCCGGCAACCCGCCCAGCGCATTCAAAATCACGATCCGCGCGCGCTCGCCAATGACGATTTTCTGCCCGCACGCCGATTCAAAACTCAGCAACGGAATCTGCCGCTCGCGCCACTTCACGCGCCCCAGGTACCACGGCGGCGTGTCCAGATCGAAGGCGCTGGCCTGGTAATCAATCAACTCAGCGACAGCGACGTTAGGCAGGATCAAATTACGATCCGCCAACGGCAGCAGCAACCCGGTCAGTTGGCTGCTGCGCTGATTGTGCCGGCGCTCATGCATGTTTCTTGCTCCACTGGGCAATGCTTTCAAGCAGCACCGACTCTTGATACGGCTTGCCGAGGTAGTCGTTAACGCCGATGGCCATCGCGCGGTCGCGGTGTTTCTGCCCGGTGCGCGAAGTGATCATGATGATCGGCAGGTGTTGCAGGCGTTCGTCATTGCGCACCTGGGTGGCGACTTCGAAGCCGTCCATGCGCGGCATTTCGATGTCGAGCAGCATCAGGTCGGGCATGTGTTCTTCCAGGAGCAGCATGGCGTCGACACCGTCCTTGGCGGTCAGCACGTTCATGCCGTGGCGTTCGAGCAAACGGCTGGTGACCTTGCGCACGGTGACCGAGTCGTCGACCACCATCACCAGCAGCGGTTTGTGCGGTTCGCTGTCGATCTCCGGCAGCGTCGGCGCCTGCACAACCCGCGCCTGCATCGCCCGAATCGGCGCGAGCAGATCGAGAATCAGCACCACCCGGCCATCGCCGAGAATCGTCGCCCCGGACACGCCCTGCACCGCCGCGAATTGCGCGCCAAGGCTTTTGACCACGATCTCGCGGGTGCCGGCCATGGTATCCACCAGCACGGCGATGCGCCGGTCGTTGTAGTGCACCAGCAGCACCGGCAACGGCAGGTTCTGCCCCAGCAGTTTCGGTCGTGGCGCGGTTTTCAGCAGTTCGCCGAGGTAGCACAGTTCATAGGTCTGGCCGCCGTACTGATAGCGCGGCGGATCAACCCGGAAGTAAGCTTCCAGATCATTCGGCAACACGCGGACGATGCCTTCGATGGTGTTCAGCGGAATCGCATATTGATCCTCGCCACACTGCACCATCAACGCGCGGTTGACCGACACGGTGAACGGCAGCCGAATGCGGAAATGCACGCCCTGCCCCGGCACCGAGTCGATGCTCATGCTGCCGCCGAGTTGCCGCACTTCTTCGTGCACCACGTCCATGCCGACGCCACGTCCGGAAATCTGCGTGATTTTTTCGGCGGTCGAGAATCCCGGCTGGAGGATGAACTGCAACACGTCGCGGTCGCTGATCTCGGCATTCGGTGCGAGCAATCCACGCTTGATTGCTTTGCGCCGCACGGCTTCCAGCGGCACCCCGGCACCGTCATCGCGAATGTCGAAAACGATGTCACCGCCCTCGCGCGACAGATCGAGGCTGATCTGACCTTGCGCCGGTTTACCCGCCGCCAGCCGCACTTCGGCGGACTCCAGACCGTGGTCGACGGCGTTGCGCAGCATGTGTTCCAGCGGCGCGGCCATGCGTTCGAGGACGTTGCGATCCATCTCGCCTTCAGCGTTGCCAATGACGAAGGCGACGTCTTTGTTCAGCTCTTCAGCGACCTGACGGACGATGCGTTTGAGGCGCGGCAACATGCGCTCGAACGGCACCATGCGCGTGCGCATCAGGCCTTCCTGCAATTCGGTGTTGATGCGGCCCTGTTGCTGCAACAGGTTCTCGGCGTCGTGATTGCGGCGGTCGAGGGTTTCCTTGAGATCGAGCAAGTCGGAGGCGGATTCGAACAGCGCCCGCGACAGTTGCTGCAACTGCGAATGGCGATCCATTTCCAACGGATCGAATTCTTCGTAGCCGAGGCGTTCGGCATCGACTTGCTGACGGCTGAGAATCCGCCCCTGAGTTTCAGTGTCGAGACGGCGCAACTGATCGCGCATCCGTTCGATGGTGGTTTCCATCTCGTTCAGCGCGATCTGTGCGTCGTTGACCTGCTGTTCGATACGGCCACGGAAAATCGAGGTTTCACCGGCCAGATTGACCAGTTCATCAAGCAGTTCGGCGGAGACCTTGACCATGTCCGCGCCAGCGTCGGCAGCCGGCGGCGCCGCGTCAGTCTTGACCGGCACAGGTAGCACTGGCGGCGTTTCTACCGTCACCGGATGGCTGAAATTCTGGATCGCGTTGATCAGCCGATCGGCCGGTGGGCACGGTTGCCCGGCGCGCACGCCATCGAGCATTTGCGCCAAGCGATCATGCCCGCGCTGCACCAGCGCAAACAGCTCCGCCGACGGCTGCAAAGCGCCGCTGGAAAGACTTTCGTAAAGGTATTCCAGCTCATGGGCGAGGTCGCCGATCGGGCCGATCTCGACCATCCGCGCGCCGCCCTTGAGGGTGTGCAGATCGCGCAGCAGGGTTTCCACTTCCTGACGATTGCCCGGCTCCGCC comes from Pseudomonas sp. RU47 and encodes:
- a CDS encoding DUF6124 family protein: MFKVTPNPPVTDPASPYESPDSKKFHEAAERALDHYLGPTNADLMATPYTPNTLYMANPNADTESLLADASETLGSATVMLNNHAAMVEGTHRKTVQGIAQVVMVAEMAVNRLLDRLVSTE
- a CDS encoding DUF6124 family protein, with protein sequence MIKPTPNPPLADPASPYESPDSKKFHEAAERALDHYLGPTNADLMATPYTPNTLYMANPHADTESLLADASETLGSATVMLNNHAAMVEGTHRKTVQGIAQVVMVAEMAVNRLLDRLVPTD
- a CDS encoding chemotaxis protein CheW — translated: MHERRHNQRSSQLTGLLLPLADRNLILPNVAVAELIDYQASAFDLDTPPWYLGRVKWRERQIPLLSFESACGQKIVIGERARIVILNALGGLPELKFIALLVQGIPRSYKLDSQLSYVDVPLCSLEQAAVQVGEQVAKVPDLLGLEKLLVDAGLIH